From Methanocella paludicola SANAE, a single genomic window includes:
- the ruvC gene encoding crossover junction endodeoxyribonuclease RuvC: MRILGIDPGIALTGFGIVEKEGVRIKAGRYGHISTESGTPVPDRLKILYDDMVNIVQEYRPEVMVVEELFFNKNAKTAIIAAQARGVIILSAVNNGVKVEEYTPLQVKQAVIGYGRASKQQVQFMVKELLRLKEIPKPDDTADALAIAICHANSMDIMKNLDRKSQ, translated from the coding sequence ATGAGGATACTGGGCATCGACCCGGGCATAGCGCTCACCGGGTTCGGCATCGTGGAAAAGGAAGGGGTCAGGATCAAGGCGGGCAGATACGGCCATATTTCTACCGAGAGCGGCACCCCGGTCCCCGACCGGCTAAAGATATTATACGATGATATGGTCAATATCGTACAGGAATACAGGCCCGAGGTAATGGTCGTCGAGGAGCTGTTCTTCAACAAGAACGCCAAGACCGCCATCATCGCCGCCCAGGCGAGGGGCGTCATCATCCTTTCGGCCGTGAATAATGGCGTGAAAGTCGAGGAATATACGCCCCTGCAGGTGAAGCAGGCGGTGATCGGCTACGGGAGGGCAAGCAAGCAGCAGGTGCAGTTCATGGTCAAGGAACTTCTTCGGCTCAAGGAGATCCCGAAGCCCGATGACACTGCCGACGCCCTTGCCATAGCTATTTGTCACGCTAACTCAATGGATATCATGAAAAATCTGGACAGGAAATCACAATGA
- the ruvA gene encoding Holliday junction branch migration protein RuvA, translated as MIAHLEGRLEYKGHERIVIDVGGVGYDVRVPTHLYDLIPAEGERCKVFIHTYFREEDGTSLYGFTTWQDREFFKLLMTVSGIGPKVALGIMSSITASDLAEAIVVEDAKALTRVNGVGKKMAQRLILELKDKVAEMSIENRAKKPGADMTSEDATSALVALGYSRQAASAAVARARDASPGLSKVEELIKTSLRYL; from the coding sequence ATGATCGCGCATCTTGAAGGAAGGCTGGAATACAAAGGGCATGAGAGGATAGTAATAGATGTGGGCGGCGTGGGCTACGACGTGCGGGTGCCCACGCATTTGTACGACCTCATCCCGGCGGAAGGAGAGAGGTGCAAGGTGTTCATCCACACCTATTTCAGGGAGGAGGACGGGACTTCCCTGTACGGGTTCACGACCTGGCAGGACCGGGAGTTCTTCAAGCTGCTGATGACCGTGTCGGGCATCGGCCCCAAGGTGGCGCTGGGCATCATGTCGAGCATCACCGCCTCGGACCTGGCGGAGGCGATCGTCGTCGAGGACGCGAAAGCGCTGACGAGGGTCAACGGCGTAGGGAAGAAGATGGCGCAGCGCCTTATTCTGGAGCTTAAGGATAAGGTGGCCGAGATGAGTATCGAGAACCGCGCTAAGAAGCCCGGGGCGGACATGACATCGGAGGACGCAACGTCCGCGCTGGTGGCGCTGGGCTATAGCCGGCAGGCAGCGTCGGCCGCGGTCGCGAGGGCCAGGGATGCGTCGCCGGGCCTGTCGAAAGTCGAAGAGCTGATAAAAACATCGCTAAGGTATCTATGA
- the ruvB gene encoding Holliday junction branch migration DNA helicase RuvB translates to MINVSENEKEERADRIVTAEETEEERAGSFEGLRPKSLDEFIGQRKIKENLKVFIEAARKRNEPLDHVLLYGPPGLGKTTLAHIIAREMGANIRITSGPAIERPGDLAAILTNIKEGDVIFIDEIHRLSHVVEEVMYPAMEDYEIDIIIGKGPSARSIRLELPKFTLVGATTRAGLLTSPLRDRFGMSMRFDFYEPRDLKTIIDRSASILGVELSEDGSMEIAKRSRGTPRIANRLLRRVRDFASVGNKKVIDREIVNDSLNRLDVDYLGLDGMDRRILKKIVKDFDGGPVGAETLAVTVSEEVETIEDVYEPYLIQIGFINRTPRGRMSTKAAVEHLQRMKEI, encoded by the coding sequence ATGATAAACGTATCTGAAAACGAAAAAGAAGAAAGGGCAGACAGGATAGTGACGGCGGAGGAGACCGAGGAAGAGCGTGCGGGCTCCTTCGAGGGACTGCGCCCGAAGTCGCTGGACGAGTTCATCGGGCAGCGGAAGATCAAGGAAAACCTTAAAGTGTTCATCGAGGCCGCCCGGAAGAGGAACGAGCCTCTGGACCACGTATTGTTATACGGCCCTCCAGGCCTGGGCAAGACGACGCTGGCGCACATCATCGCCCGCGAGATGGGAGCGAACATCCGTATCACGTCGGGCCCCGCGATCGAGCGCCCCGGGGACCTGGCCGCCATCCTGACCAACATCAAGGAAGGCGACGTCATCTTTATCGATGAAATTCACCGCCTGAGCCACGTGGTCGAGGAGGTCATGTACCCGGCCATGGAGGACTACGAGATCGACATCATCATAGGCAAGGGCCCCAGCGCCCGCTCCATAAGGCTGGAGCTGCCAAAATTTACCCTGGTGGGGGCTACGACCCGGGCGGGCCTGCTGACTTCCCCGCTAAGGGACCGTTTCGGCATGTCCATGCGGTTCGACTTTTATGAGCCACGGGACCTGAAGACCATCATCGACCGCTCCGCGAGTATCCTGGGCGTGGAATTGAGTGAGGACGGCTCGATGGAGATCGCGAAGCGCTCCCGCGGGACACCGCGTATCGCGAACCGTCTCCTGCGCAGAGTAAGGGACTTTGCTTCTGTCGGTAACAAGAAGGTCATCGACAGGGAGATCGTCAACGACTCGCTGAACCGCCTTGACGTGGACTACTTAGGGCTGGACGGCATGGACCGGCGCATCCTGAAGAAGATCGTGAAGGACTTCGACGGGGGGCCGGTAGGCGCTGAGACGCTCGCCGTCACGGTGAGCGAAGAGGTGGAGACCATCGAGGACGTCTACGAGCCCTACCTGATCCAGATCGGGTTCATCAACCGAACTCCCCGGGGCCGCATGTCGACGAAGGCGGCCGTGGAGCACCTGCAAAGGATGAAAGAAATATGA
- a CDS encoding CBS domain-containing protein: MYVSEITTDNFERVDIKAKLQEVLPLFKNTNNPAVLVFDGKEYAGMVTEKSIVRSIHDLKTGISGLVRKTPKITPHTTICEAARLMVENQLKQLPVFDKKVIGVVTNENLLRESSKIEFGLKPVSGIMSEDVVSVEASDHVGKLVNIFREEGISRLPVLSKGRLVGIVTMHDLLELIMPKKIGAGKDSVGADNSPMRNIKVKDIMTESVVTVRPDSTIKESIELMLDRDIQGLVVVEGKAVKGVLTRTDVLLALAAMEKKQVSNPNFTLQLTNGSLVDFDQEYVATSIKGFIKKSEKFLGRGTLNVYFKQHKETFRGIPLVLCRVRLKTDRHYYNARGEGWGADGAFHLAMSTLERQVLNDKEMHEDRRYPDVAFAEKLDIL; the protein is encoded by the coding sequence ATGTACGTTTCAGAAATTACTACGGACAACTTCGAACGTGTAGACATAAAGGCGAAGCTTCAGGAAGTCCTGCCTTTATTCAAGAACACCAACAACCCCGCTGTGCTCGTATTCGACGGAAAGGAATACGCCGGCATGGTGACCGAGAAGTCCATCGTAAGGTCCATCCACGACTTAAAGACCGGCATCAGCGGGCTCGTGAGAAAGACGCCGAAGATTACCCCGCATACGACTATTTGTGAGGCCGCGCGGCTCATGGTGGAGAACCAGCTAAAGCAGCTGCCGGTATTCGATAAGAAGGTCATAGGTGTCGTCACTAACGAGAACCTCCTGAGGGAGTCCTCGAAGATCGAGTTCGGCCTGAAGCCGGTCTCGGGCATCATGAGCGAGGACGTCGTCTCCGTGGAAGCGAGCGACCACGTGGGAAAGCTCGTTAATATCTTCCGGGAAGAGGGCATCTCCCGTCTACCCGTCCTGTCGAAGGGCCGCCTGGTCGGCATCGTGACCATGCACGACCTGCTCGAGCTCATCATGCCGAAGAAGATCGGCGCGGGCAAGGACAGCGTCGGCGCGGACAACTCCCCGATGCGGAACATCAAGGTAAAGGACATCATGACAGAGAGCGTCGTGACCGTCAGGCCGGATTCCACCATAAAGGAATCCATTGAACTCATGCTGGACCGGGATATTCAGGGCCTGGTCGTTGTCGAGGGCAAGGCCGTAAAGGGCGTATTGACGCGCACGGACGTGCTCCTCGCACTGGCCGCCATGGAAAAGAAGCAGGTCAGCAACCCTAACTTCACGCTGCAGCTCACGAACGGCAGCCTCGTGGACTTCGACCAGGAATACGTGGCGACGTCCATCAAGGGCTTCATCAAAAAATCCGAGAAATTCCTCGGCAGGGGTACCCTGAACGTGTACTTCAAACAGCACAAGGAGACCTTCCGGGGCATTCCGCTGGTGCTTTGCAGAGTGCGCCTCAAGACGGACAGGCACTACTACAACGCCCGCGGCGAGGGCTGGGGCGCGGACGGCGCGTTCCACCTGGCCATGTCGACCCTGGAGCGCCAGGTGCTCAACGACAAGGAGATGCACGAGGACCGCCGCTACCCGGACGTGGCTTTCGCCGAGAAGCTAGATATACTCTGA
- a CDS encoding restriction endonuclease encodes MVRKTDDLDELTWQEFEEYIRDLLEHHDFEVQFRKVFKTPERGYQIDAVALRKDLCLCIDGKKYGRSRPRSSSLKEQAKLHYERTCAYEEKIGVRSVPLIVSWLDDNLMVENGCIFVSIDRLNDFLLNVDAILDELGY; translated from the coding sequence ATGGTACGCAAGACCGACGACCTGGACGAGCTGACCTGGCAGGAGTTCGAGGAGTACATACGAGACCTGCTGGAGCACCACGACTTCGAGGTGCAGTTCCGTAAGGTCTTCAAGACTCCCGAGAGAGGCTACCAGATCGACGCCGTAGCGTTGCGTAAAGACCTGTGCCTGTGCATCGACGGCAAGAAATACGGCCGGAGCAGGCCCAGGTCCTCTTCTTTAAAGGAGCAGGCGAAGCTTCACTATGAGCGTACCTGCGCGTACGAGGAAAAGATCGGCGTCCGGTCCGTCCCGCTCATCGTCTCGTGGCTTGACGATAACCTGATGGTCGAGAACGGGTGTATCTTCGTCTCCATAGACCGGCTCAACGATTTTTTACTGAACGTGGATGCCATACTGGATGAATTAGGGTATTAA
- a CDS encoding DUF4878 domain-containing protein — protein sequence MVNKLKVVFPVIAIVLVMLLSGCATQKPVEEMTPGEVVTQFWTDISEGNYEHAYELSFHANQNMSKNIWIDEHKSKWGENGSYIKIYSFNVTDIDPVDSSQFEGNFTEARIVSTNATIAYMGHNETGQLRMVLVNTTNGWKIFGNY from the coding sequence ATGGTCAACAAGCTAAAGGTCGTCTTTCCCGTCATCGCGATCGTCCTGGTGATGCTTCTTAGCGGCTGCGCCACCCAGAAGCCCGTAGAGGAAATGACGCCCGGAGAGGTCGTGACCCAGTTCTGGACGGACATCAGCGAAGGCAATTACGAGCACGCCTACGAGCTCTCTTTCCACGCCAACCAGAATATGTCGAAGAACATCTGGATAGACGAGCATAAGTCAAAGTGGGGCGAGAACGGCTCGTATATCAAGATCTATTCGTTCAACGTTACCGATATCGATCCTGTAGACAGCAGCCAGTTCGAGGGTAACTTCACCGAGGCCCGCATCGTGAGCACGAACGCCACTATCGCCTACATGGGCCACAATGAGACGGGCCAGCTTCGCATGGTGCTGGTCAACACGACGAACGGCTGGAAGATCTTCGGCAACTACTGA
- the thsA gene encoding thermosome subunit alpha — protein sequence MAQQAAQTGPVYIMKDGSQSTNGRDAQYYNIMAAMAVAGAVVSTLGPKGMDKMLVDSTGDIVVTNDGVTILRKMDIEHPAAKMIVEVAKTQDAQVGDGTTTAVVLAGELLKQAGVLLERNVHPAVIVKGYGMAARKALELVDGMAIKVTEKDRATLLKIADTSITGKDCENAKEFLSDLVVKASGYMLEKDSLGNYEVEKKNLVLEKKTGSDVTESRIIEGVLIDKGVVNFRMPKKLDNAKVLAMEYGFDQKDTKFDAEYKVKSNVGFQAFRDEEDRQVREQVEKIAKLGVTAVFTTQAINDLAQHYMAKYGIMGVRRLKRSDVDRVAKASGGEIVMNIDDISPEDIGTVGHIEEIQVGDDKMLSLTKCKDKRVVSVILRAPTTHILDEYERGIDDALHAVQNSIKDGKVVPGGAAVETELSLRLKQYAATVKGKEQLSINAFAEALEIIPKALAMNAGLNSIDAMIELKKKHGDKGGKNFGLNVYTGKSVDMVKAGVVEPLRIKTQAIQSAVEAVQMIMRIDDVLAATQVRPPAQGGAPGGYGM from the coding sequence ATGGCACAACAAGCTGCACAGACAGGACCAGTCTATATTATGAAGGACGGCAGCCAGTCCACCAACGGCCGCGACGCCCAGTACTACAACATCATGGCGGCGATGGCGGTGGCGGGAGCCGTCGTCTCGACGCTCGGACCGAAAGGCATGGACAAGATGCTTGTCGATTCGACCGGCGATATCGTTGTTACCAATGACGGCGTGACCATTTTACGGAAGATGGATATCGAGCACCCGGCCGCGAAGATGATCGTCGAGGTCGCCAAGACCCAGGACGCCCAGGTCGGGGACGGCACCACCACGGCCGTCGTGCTCGCGGGCGAGCTACTGAAGCAGGCCGGCGTATTGCTGGAGAGGAACGTCCACCCGGCCGTCATCGTCAAGGGATACGGCATGGCCGCCCGGAAGGCGCTGGAGCTCGTCGACGGCATGGCGATCAAAGTTACGGAAAAGGACAGGGCGACGCTCCTCAAGATCGCCGATACGTCCATCACCGGCAAGGACTGCGAGAATGCAAAGGAATTCTTATCGGACCTGGTCGTGAAAGCGTCCGGATACATGCTGGAGAAGGACTCCCTGGGCAATTACGAGGTGGAGAAGAAGAACCTCGTGCTCGAGAAGAAGACCGGCAGCGACGTGACCGAGTCCAGGATCATCGAGGGCGTCCTCATCGACAAGGGCGTCGTCAACTTCCGCATGCCCAAAAAGCTGGACAACGCGAAGGTGCTGGCCATGGAGTACGGCTTCGACCAGAAGGACACGAAGTTCGACGCCGAATACAAGGTGAAGTCGAACGTCGGCTTCCAGGCGTTCCGCGACGAGGAGGACCGCCAGGTCAGGGAGCAGGTGGAGAAGATCGCGAAGCTCGGCGTGACCGCCGTGTTCACTACCCAGGCCATCAACGACCTCGCACAGCACTACATGGCGAAGTACGGCATCATGGGCGTCCGCAGGCTCAAGAGGTCCGACGTGGACCGCGTGGCCAAGGCGAGCGGCGGCGAGATCGTCATGAACATCGACGATATCTCCCCCGAGGACATCGGCACCGTGGGCCACATCGAAGAGATCCAGGTCGGCGACGATAAGATGCTATCGCTCACTAAATGCAAGGACAAGCGGGTCGTTTCAGTAATCTTAAGGGCCCCGACCACCCACATCCTCGACGAGTACGAGCGCGGCATCGATGACGCGCTCCACGCAGTGCAGAACTCCATCAAGGACGGCAAAGTCGTCCCCGGAGGCGCGGCCGTCGAGACGGAGCTCAGCCTGAGGCTGAAGCAGTATGCGGCCACCGTCAAGGGCAAGGAGCAGCTCTCCATCAATGCGTTCGCCGAGGCGCTCGAGATCATACCGAAGGCGCTGGCCATGAACGCGGGCCTGAACTCCATCGACGCCATGATCGAGCTCAAGAAGAAGCACGGCGACAAGGGCGGAAAGAATTTCGGCCTGAACGTCTACACGGGCAAGTCCGTGGACATGGTCAAGGCTGGCGTCGTAGAGCCCCTTCGCATCAAGACCCAGGCCATCCAGAGCGCCGTCGAGGCCGTCCAGATGATCATGAGGATCGACGACGTGCTCGCGGCCACCCAGGTCAGGCCTCCCGCGCAGGGCGGCGCGCCCGGCGGATACGGGATGTAA
- a CDS encoding aconitase X has translation MHLTKEEEAVFNGGRGPTLQKMMEILVALGDIYGADKLIPVKSAQIAGVSYKTIGDAGLEWISDLQGKAVIPAILNPMGMDRDAWQGMHIDKQFADKQEQIIKAYERLGIRAECTCTPYYLERPKFGDHLAWSESSAVCYANSVLGARTNREGGPSALAAALVGKTANYGLHIRENRYPTVTIKVKEPLRGAEYGALGYVVGPKVGDGIPIFSLKSTPTEDELKHLGAALASSGAVALFHVLNVTPEQYILPHDRIDVDKKDLEEGWQVPTRYFLPKNRIDVDVSAVKALMAKHEEPDLIALGCPHASVEELQEILKALKGRNVKKEVWVCTGRSLGEKNRALIDGLQRHGIKVLYDTCMVVSPAANHFKKMMVNSGKALKYTPSMCGVDAVIATTAECIEEACR, from the coding sequence ATGCACCTGACGAAAGAGGAAGAGGCCGTCTTTAACGGCGGGCGGGGCCCGACCCTGCAGAAGATGATGGAGATACTGGTGGCGCTCGGCGACATCTACGGTGCCGATAAGCTCATACCGGTGAAGAGCGCCCAGATCGCGGGCGTCTCCTACAAGACTATCGGCGATGCAGGCCTCGAGTGGATAAGCGACCTTCAAGGAAAGGCCGTTATACCGGCCATTCTGAACCCCATGGGCATGGACCGCGATGCATGGCAGGGGATGCACATCGATAAGCAGTTCGCCGATAAGCAGGAGCAGATTATCAAGGCGTATGAGAGGCTTGGCATTAGGGCCGAGTGTACGTGTACGCCTTATTACCTGGAGCGCCCGAAGTTCGGGGACCATCTGGCCTGGTCGGAGTCGTCGGCCGTTTGTTACGCTAACTCGGTCCTCGGTGCCCGGACCAATCGCGAGGGAGGGCCTTCAGCGCTGGCCGCTGCCCTGGTCGGCAAGACGGCGAACTATGGCCTGCATATTCGCGAGAACCGCTATCCTACGGTCACAATAAAAGTAAAAGAGCCCTTGAGGGGCGCCGAGTACGGCGCCCTGGGCTACGTCGTCGGCCCGAAAGTGGGCGACGGCATACCTATCTTTTCATTAAAGAGCACGCCCACTGAGGACGAGCTCAAGCACCTGGGGGCCGCGCTGGCATCGTCCGGCGCCGTGGCGCTGTTCCACGTGCTGAACGTGACGCCGGAGCAGTACATCCTGCCGCACGACCGCATCGACGTAGATAAGAAAGACCTCGAAGAAGGCTGGCAGGTGCCGACGCGCTATTTCCTGCCGAAGAACCGCATCGACGTGGACGTAAGCGCCGTGAAGGCGCTGATGGCGAAGCACGAGGAGCCGGACCTGATAGCGCTCGGCTGCCCGCATGCCTCCGTTGAAGAGCTGCAGGAAATACTAAAGGCGCTAAAAGGCCGCAACGTCAAAAAGGAAGTATGGGTGTGCACGGGCCGCTCGCTCGGCGAGAAAAACCGGGCGCTCATCGACGGATTACAGCGCCACGGCATCAAGGTCCTGTACGATACGTGCATGGTCGTTTCGCCCGCCGCCAACCATTTCAAAAAAATGATGGTCAACTCAGGGAAGGCGCTGAAGTACACTCCGTCCATGTGCGGCGTGGACGCCGTCATAGCGACGACCGCGGAATGCATCGAGGAGGCATGCCGGTGA
- a CDS encoding DUF126 domain-containing protein encodes MPVILKGRTVSRGKAAGPALVSKDAISFLGGVDPKTGNVIEKGHALYGRNVKGTVLVFPGGKGSTVGSYVIYQLKKNGVAPAAIINIRSEPIVAVGAIISDIPMVDALDKDPVEIIRDGMTVTVDGTTGTVELPC; translated from the coding sequence ATGCCGGTGATCCTCAAAGGGCGAACAGTATCGAGGGGAAAAGCGGCCGGACCGGCGCTCGTCTCGAAGGACGCCATCTCATTTTTAGGCGGCGTCGACCCGAAGACCGGGAACGTCATCGAGAAGGGCCATGCGCTCTACGGCAGGAACGTGAAGGGCACGGTACTCGTATTCCCGGGCGGCAAGGGCTCGACGGTCGGCTCCTACGTCATTTACCAGTTAAAGAAGAACGGCGTCGCCCCCGCAGCGATCATAAACATACGCTCGGAGCCGATCGTGGCCGTGGGAGCCATCATATCGGACATACCCATGGTCGACGCGCTGGATAAAGATCCTGTAGAAATCATCAGGGATGGAATGACGGTCACGGTCGACGGCACAACGGGAACGGTAGAGCTGCCATGCTAG
- a CDS encoding site-2 protease family protein: MLEPADLEAISKVFLYYEAREEGGIDILYGEPLADPNTIYATLYQHFSKRKKEAVLERRLGETVLVVKNSKAENIWVNVALALATVATTTFTGAILYGVDVFSDPLSIYKGLPFAIAIMAVLGSHELGHYFISKKNGIDATLPYFIPFPIPPIGTMGAIIRQKGPVPSRKALFDVGISGPLVGLVVAIIITIIGLMLPAPTITAEPGDASYFQLQTPILFDLLAGLVRPGVTLESINPIAFAGWVGMLVTMLNMIPVGQLDGGHVARAILGPWSDRLSRIIPLAIVAFGLYTTFIMGAQGQMWIFWGLLTWLMSGSEHPKPLEDTTRIGLPRAVLGVIGFALTVLCFTPFPISM, translated from the coding sequence ATGCTAGAGCCCGCCGACCTGGAAGCGATATCGAAAGTTTTCCTATACTATGAAGCCCGGGAGGAGGGCGGCATCGACATCCTGTATGGTGAGCCGCTCGCCGACCCCAACACGATATACGCCACCCTGTACCAGCATTTCTCGAAGAGAAAAAAAGAGGCGGTACTGGAGCGGAGGCTAGGCGAGACTGTCCTCGTCGTAAAAAACTCTAAGGCGGAGAACATATGGGTCAACGTGGCCCTGGCCCTGGCGACGGTGGCGACGACGACGTTCACCGGCGCTATACTATACGGAGTGGACGTTTTCAGCGACCCGCTGTCGATATATAAAGGCCTGCCCTTCGCGATCGCCATCATGGCGGTACTCGGCTCTCACGAGCTGGGCCATTATTTCATCTCCAAGAAGAACGGCATCGACGCCACGCTGCCGTATTTTATCCCCTTCCCGATACCGCCCATCGGCACGATGGGCGCCATCATCCGGCAAAAGGGGCCCGTGCCGAGCCGGAAGGCGCTGTTCGACGTGGGCATTTCCGGCCCCCTCGTAGGGCTCGTAGTGGCCATAATTATAACCATCATCGGCCTGATGCTTCCCGCTCCGACGATCACGGCGGAGCCTGGCGACGCCTCGTATTTCCAGCTCCAGACGCCGATCCTGTTCGACCTGCTGGCCGGGCTGGTCCGCCCCGGAGTAACGCTCGAGAGCATCAACCCCATCGCTTTCGCCGGATGGGTGGGCATGCTGGTGACCATGCTGAACATGATACCCGTCGGCCAGCTCGACGGTGGCCACGTGGCCCGGGCCATCCTGGGCCCCTGGTCCGACCGGCTTTCGAGGATAATCCCGCTGGCCATCGTCGCTTTCGGCTTATATACTACGTTCATCATGGGCGCGCAGGGGCAGATGTGGATATTCTGGGGCCTGCTGACCTGGCTGATGAGCGGCAGCGAGCACCCGAAGCCGCTGGAGGATACCACGAGAATCGGCCTGCCCAGGGCGGTGCTCGGCGTCATCGGGTTCGCTCTCACCGTATTATGCTTCACGCCTTTTCCGATCAGCATGTAG
- a CDS encoding nicotinamide-nucleotide adenylyltransferase has protein sequence MDSKKRGFYIGRFQPFHLGHRKVITEIAKQVDELVIGIGSAQQSHTPENPFTAGERIMMISRSLEDLDLYYYVIPISDIYRNAIWVAHVRSMTPPFTDVYSNNPLVSRLFHEAGYEVQYSPMYNRQEYSGTEIRRRMLAGEDWEKLVPAEVVDVIHEIKGVERLKAVAVKGDIEDVIAERP, from the coding sequence ATGGACTCGAAAAAGCGAGGCTTCTACATCGGCCGCTTCCAGCCATTCCACCTGGGCCACCGAAAAGTGATCACCGAGATAGCGAAGCAGGTGGACGAGCTGGTCATCGGCATCGGCAGCGCCCAGCAGAGCCATACGCCGGAGAACCCGTTCACGGCCGGCGAGCGGATCATGATGATCTCGAGGAGCCTCGAAGACCTGGACCTTTATTATTACGTCATCCCCATCAGCGACATTTACCGGAATGCCATCTGGGTGGCTCATGTCCGCTCCATGACCCCGCCGTTCACGGATGTCTATTCTAACAACCCCCTTGTCTCGAGGCTATTCCACGAGGCGGGCTATGAAGTCCAGTATTCGCCCATGTACAACCGCCAGGAGTACTCTGGCACGGAGATCCGGCGGCGTATGCTGGCGGGGGAGGACTGGGAGAAGCTCGTGCCCGCAGAAGTAGTCGACGTCATCCACGAGATCAAGGGCGTCGAGCGGCTCAAGGCCGTCGCCGTGAAGGGCGACATCGAGGACGTTATTGCCGAGAGGCCCTGA
- a CDS encoding CDP-alcohol phosphatidyltransferase family protein gives MVNITKYRDRLIHYIDPVARVFAKMGLTPNQLTLISLLFGIASAALYGLQHAWLAAAFLLLSGLFDFIDGGVARINDKASTFGAAIDWIIDKYVDCLVLIGIGLGGLADMRIVAIAVFGSMINTFIKPVTYAEIGFDKKEDGKIKDPLEGIGIFGRPETAITLIVLSLFDQLYWAVVIVAVMTNFSALQRIVYLYTHMRQRDRL, from the coding sequence ATGGTGAACATAACGAAGTACCGGGACCGGCTCATCCATTATATCGACCCCGTGGCCCGCGTGTTCGCAAAAATGGGGCTCACCCCGAATCAGCTCACCCTTATCTCGTTACTGTTCGGCATCGCATCGGCGGCCCTCTACGGGCTCCAGCATGCCTGGCTGGCGGCTGCCTTTCTCCTCCTGTCGGGCCTCTTCGACTTCATCGACGGCGGCGTGGCCCGCATTAACGATAAAGCCTCCACGTTCGGCGCCGCCATCGACTGGATCATCGACAAGTACGTCGACTGCCTGGTGCTCATTGGCATCGGCCTCGGAGGGCTGGCCGACATGCGTATCGTCGCCATCGCCGTCTTCGGCTCGATGATTAACACGTTCATTAAGCCGGTCACCTACGCCGAGATCGGGTTCGATAAGAAGGAGGACGGCAAGATAAAGGACCCGCTGGAGGGCATTGGCATATTCGGCCGGCCCGAGACCGCCATCACGCTCATCGTGCTCTCGCTCTTCGACCAGCTTTACTGGGCGGTCGTCATCGTCGCCGTCATGACGAATTTCTCGGCGCTCCAGAGGATCGTCTACTTGTACACGCATATGAGACAGCGCGATAGGCTATGA
- a CDS encoding PHP domain-containing protein — translation MKVDMHLHTSKSDGRDSLHNMVEAAESKGLDLIAITDHGPGHGSGITEQQALETKKEAERLQPNYRVKILAGIEAEILPTGEVLLESREGLDIVLASFHGAPSEEVYYRAVLRAVTDPKVDVLAHHAWISGRFAPIAQYDDDLVELMATHDVAIELNSKHALPSWDFLQKCKDRGVKYTIGSDAHKVADVGSVAWARNTARHIFKDEGLFMP, via the coding sequence ATGAAAGTCGACATGCACCTTCACACCTCTAAGTCGGACGGCAGGGATAGCCTGCATAACATGGTGGAAGCCGCCGAATCGAAAGGGCTCGATCTTATTGCGATTACCGACCATGGCCCCGGCCACGGGAGCGGCATCACCGAGCAGCAGGCCCTGGAGACGAAAAAGGAAGCCGAAAGGCTTCAGCCGAACTATCGTGTAAAGATTCTGGCCGGTATCGAGGCGGAGATACTGCCCACTGGAGAGGTATTACTGGAGAGCCGGGAAGGGCTGGACATCGTCCTGGCGTCGTTCCATGGGGCGCCTTCCGAGGAGGTGTACTACCGGGCCGTCCTGAGGGCCGTTACTGACCCCAAAGTGGACGTGCTGGCCCATCATGCCTGGATATCAGGCCGGTTCGCCCCCATCGCGCAATACGACGACGATCTGGTGGAGCTTATGGCGACGCACGATGTGGCCATCGAGCTCAACTCGAAGCATGCGCTCCCATCATGGGATTTTCTCCAAAAGTGCAAAGACAGGGGCGTGAAGTATACGATCGGCAGCGACGCCCACAAAGTGGCCGATGTCGGCTCCGTCGCATGGGCCAGGAACACCGCCCGCCACATCTTCAAGGATGAAGGGCTGTTCATGCCCTGA